A single region of the Drosophila miranda strain MSH22 chromosome 2, D.miranda_PacBio2.1, whole genome shotgun sequence genome encodes:
- the LOC108155494 gene encoding glutamic acid-rich protein isoform X5 → MGLDFLDEWFLSQVPAPPPLPSLVPKAPPPPPPPLAPGEKRVLSSTQKENLDKLRTRPRRRPDWSEMMKEVESGKKLRHVACNDRSQPILTCKSITKVDEKFIYETEKDNSHNKLLQQIQGGIKLKPTRTNDRSKPVLDGLRKFRRQMTIEEQLQKSQSKVNMLCEAPSSHALGPNSASALGSGRSRASIASAMSIDEESPDELDDIDKIRDDLQSTKQMLALELRNREAQERENKKLLAKIRTLETELEREKSREKNLEYGSNVIVATMDPTPTAEQTYVNSLKSEVEDARKVSKEVEKNYQSTSELLVEAKTEIEEQRRQIQLLERKLAAALQGGGMLDGSRRSSDANFGRDSSPELDLEVSESDPDEPEEKKTERREKRVGKELKVLRSKLTKVKVKEEAAKKEKDVLKQAMKKNQVILKEENKKFKKLEKEVQKMAASMKLDEDDVDGEDKEDEEEAEEEHESEEEEESDDESEESESGESEAETGSESEPEDASNSAKKANVEPRLKKHESRFAAMKKCNVLLQANVDNLQDQIVQVRHRATNLQDELDAVIADLGF, encoded by the exons TTCCCGCCCCACCGCCACTGCCCTCGCTGGTGCCCAAGGCCCCGCCACCACCGCCCCCGCCACTGGCCCCCGGCGAGAAGCGAGTGCTCTCCAGCACGCAGAAGGAGAACCTCGACAAGCTGAG AACACGGCCCAGAAGGCGCCCGGACTGGTCCGAGATGATGAAGGAGGTGGAGAGTGGCAAGAAGCTGCGCCATGTGGCGTGCAACGATAG ATCTCAGCCCATACTGACATGCAAGTCGATAACCAAGGTGGACGAAAAATTCATCTACGAGACGGAGAAGGACAACTCGCACAACAAGCTGCTGCAGCAGATCCAGGGCGGCATCAAGCTGAAGCCCACACGGACCAACGATCGCAGCAAGCCCGTGCTGGATGGCCTCCGCAAGTTCCGCCGCCAGATGACCATCGAGGAGCAGCTCCAAAAGTCCCAATCGAAGGTCAACATGCTCTGCGAGGCCCCCAGCAGCCATGCCCTGGGACCGAACAGTGCCAGCGCCCTGGGGTCGGGCAGATCGCGGGCCAGCATCGCCTCCGCAATGTCCATCGATGAAGAGAGTCCCGACGAGCTGGACGACATCGACAAGATCCGCGACGACCTGCAGAGCACAAAGCAGATGCTGGCCCTCGAGCTGCGCAACCGGGAAGCCCAGGAGCGCGAGAACAAGAAGCTGCTGGCCAAGATTCGCACTCTGGAGACGGAGCTGGAGCGGGAGAAGTCGCGCGAGAAGAATCTCGAGTACGGCTCCAATGTCATCGTGGCCACCATGGACCCCACGCCCACCGCCGAGCAGACGTACGTGAATTCGCTGAAGAGCGAGGTGGAGGATGCCCGAAAGGTGTCCAAGGAGGTGGAGAAGAACTACCAGAGCACCAGCGAGCTGCTGGTGGAGGCCAAGACGGAGATCGAGGAGCAGCGGCGACAGATCCAGCTCCTCGAACGGAAGCTAGCAGCGGCTCTCCAG GGTGGCGGAATGCTCGACGGGTCAAGGCGGTCGAGCGATGCAAATTTCGGGCGCGACAGCTCGCCAGAGCTGGATCTGGAGGTGAGCGAAAGCGATCCGGACGAGCCCGaggagaagaagacggagcGCAGGGAGAAGCGTGTGGGCAAGGAGCTGAAGGTCCTGCGCAGCAAGCTCACGAAGGTGAAGGTCAAGGAGGAGGCGGCCAAGAAGGAGAAGGATGTGCTCAAGCAGGCCATGAAGAAGAACCAGGTGATCCTCAA GGAGGAGAACAAGAAGTTCAAGAAGCTGGAGAAGGAGGTGCAGAAGATGGCCGCCTCGATGAAGCTGGACGAGGACGATGTCGATGGCGAGGACAAGGAGGATGAAGAggaggccgaggaggagcacgagagcgaggaggaggaagagtcCGACGATGAATCCGAGGAATCCGAATCGGGCGAGAGCGAGGCGGAGACGGGCAGCGAGTCCGAACCAGAG GACGCGTCCAACTCCGCGAAGAAGGCGAACGTGGAGCCGCGTTTGAAAAAGCACGAGAGTCGCTTCGCGGCGATGAAGAAATGCAACGTGCTGCTGCAGGCGAACGTCGACAATTTGCAGGACCAAATTGTGCAGGTGCGCCACCGGGCCACCAATCTGCAGGACGAGCTGGACGCGGTGATTGCGGATCTGGGCTTCTAG
- the LOC108155495 gene encoding exonuclease 3'-5' domain-containing protein 2: MDWTAAAPTKKSMSVDNTKKLAIIAAGVSLVYVLVRHKYSLLSRMRRTWHSNSPLHNRRVEVINSIHDPAAQVVLNELRTHCQSFKVVGFDCEWITVGGSRRPVALLQLSSHKGLCALFRLCTMRQIPKDLRDLLEDEAVIKVGVAPQDDAKKLVHDYGVGVASTLDLRFLAVMAGHKPEGLGKLAKTHVDFVLDKNWRLTCSNWEAKQLETSQIDYAANDALAAVAIFQKLSNDLEPRNFWDWRPLSEQSYRPKIEPFLDVHFARGFNINLSADGSRAPSSGSQKQKKVANKKQQCRYLGTQSKVFYDNCLLQAPDGELLCTMDRRKASWYLAQNLGTKVSENPFTVRLNFEPAGRAVGEVGRYYQTPKENQCVVCGNREAFIRKNVVPHQYRKHFPVVMKSHTSHDVLLLCPPCHQLSNISDLRVHCKLAAKCDAPFKHSEGNVRYHVDPELKRVKSAAKALLFNGHRIPEQKVEEMRRTLLDYYKDHTEVTDQLLREAADVEYRMENEDYCQHGEKVVQMYRFEFGGLIELELLWREHFLHTMKPKFLPDHWNVNHNADRLEVRASEGRVDNADLLVTGLEMKPNNE, encoded by the exons ATGGACTGGACAGCTGCTGCCCCAACAAAGAAATCAATGAGCGTTgacaatacaaaaaaattagCTATTATTGCTGCCGGAGTGAGTCTTGTGTATGTCCTGGTGCGCCACAAGTACTCCCTCCTGTCCAGGATGCGGCGCACATGGCACTCGAACAGTCCGCTGCACAACAGGCGCGTAGAAGTCATCAACTCCATCCATGACCCAGCCGCCCAGGTCGTGCTAAACGAGCTGCGAAC TCACTGCCAGAGCTTTAAGGTGGTCGGCTTCGACTGCGAGTGGATCACGGTGGGGGGCAGCCGGCGACCCGTCGCCCTCCTTCAGTTgagctcccacaaaggacttTGTGCTCTCTTCCGACTGTGTACTATGAGGCAAATACCAAAGGACCTGCGCGACCTGCTCGAAGACGAGGCAGTGATCAAGGTGGGAGTAGCGCCTCAGGACGACGCCAAGAAGCTGGTACACGACTACGGAGTGGGCGTCGCCAGCACACTGGACCTTCGCTTTCTGGCCGTCATGGCCGGACACAAGCCCGAGGGGCTGGGAAAGCTAGCCAAGACACACGTAGACTTCGTATTGGACAAGAACTGGCGGCTGACATGCTCCAACTGGGAGGCTAAGCAGCTGGAGACTAGCCAAATCGACTACGCGGCCAACGATGCACTGGCTGCCGTGGCCATTTTCCAGAAGCTATCCAACGATCTGGAGCCACGGAACTTCTGGGACTGGCGGCCATTGAGTGAGCAAAGCTATCGACCCAAAATCGAGCCCTTCCTGGACGTGCACTTCGCCAGGGGCTTCAACATCAATCTGTCGGCGGATGGGAGTCGTGCCCCCAGTTCTGGTTCCCAGAAGCAGAAGAAAGTGGCGAATAAGAAGCAGCAATGCCGCTACCTCGGAACTCAGTCAAAGGTCTTCTACGATAACTGCCTGCTGCAGGCACCCGACGGGGAGCTCCTCTGCACGATGGATCGCCGCAAAGCCTCCTGGTATTTGGCACAGAATCTGGGTACCAAAGTCAGCGAGAATCCGTTCACAGTGCGCCTGAACTTTGAGCCTGCGGGACGGGCTGTCGGAGAGGTTGGACGCTACTACCAGACGCCCAAGGAGAACCAGTGCGTGGTGTGTGGCAATCGAGAGGCGTTCATCCGGAAGAATGTGGTGCCGCATCAGTACCGGAAGCATTTCCCGGTGGTTATGAAGTCGCATACCTCCCACGACGTTCTGCTGCTGTGCCCGCCCTGCCACCAACTGAGCAACATCTCGGATCTGCGGGTTCACTGCAAGCTGGCCGCCAAGTGCGATGCCCCGTTCAAGCACAGCGAAGGCAATGTCCGGTATCACGTCGATCCAGAGCTAAA GCGGGTCAAATCCGCTGCTAAAGCACTGCTGTTTAATGGCCACCGCATCCCCGAGCagaaggtggaggagatgcgCCGTACGCTTCTGGACTATTACAAGGATCACACCGAGGTCACAGATCAGCTGCTGAGGGAGGCCGCGGACGTGGAGTATCGAATGGAGAACGAAGACTATTGCCAGCACGGCGAGAAGGTGGTTCAAATGTACCGCTTCGAATTTGGAGGCCTGAtcgagctggagctgctgtGGCGAGAGCACTTTCTGCACACGATGAAGCCAAAGTTTCTGCCCGACCACTGGAACGTCAATCACAATGCCGATCGCTTGGAGGTGCGAGCCAGCGAGGGGCGCGTAGACAATGCGGATTTGCTGGTGACGGGACTGGAGATGAAGCCAAACAACGAATAA
- the LOC108155494 gene encoding glutamic acid-rich protein isoform X4, whose protein sequence is MGLDFLDEWFLSQVPAPPPLPSLVPKAPPPPPPPLAPGEKRVLSSTQKENLDKLRTRPRRRPDWSEMMKEVESGKKLRHVACNDRSQPILTCKSITKVDEKFIYETEKDNSHNKLLQQIQGGIKLKPTRTNDRSKPVLDGLRKFRRQMTIEEQLQKSQSKVNMLCEAPSSHALGPNSASALGSGRSRASIASAMSIDEESPDELDDIDKIRDDLQSTKQMLALELRNREAQERENKKLLAKIRTLETELEREKSREKNLEYGSNVIVATMDPTPTAEQTYVNSLKSEVEDARKVSKEVEKNYQSTSELLVEAKTEIEEQRRQIQLLERKLAAALQGCATPSTNRPHTSKCFAYDDDDDDDDDYYDHYYAGKHAPHQGGGMLDGSRRSSDANFGRDSSPELDLEVSESDPDEPEEKKTERREKRVGKELKVLRSKLTKVKVKEEAAKKEKDVLKQAMKKNQVILKEENKKFKKLEKEVQKMAASMKLDEDDVDGEDKEDEEEAEEEHESEEEEESDDESEESESGESEAETGSESEPEDASNSAKKANVEPRLKKHESRFAAMKKCNVLLQANVDNLQDQIVQVRHRATNLQDELDAVIADLGF, encoded by the exons TTCCCGCCCCACCGCCACTGCCCTCGCTGGTGCCCAAGGCCCCGCCACCACCGCCCCCGCCACTGGCCCCCGGCGAGAAGCGAGTGCTCTCCAGCACGCAGAAGGAGAACCTCGACAAGCTGAG AACACGGCCCAGAAGGCGCCCGGACTGGTCCGAGATGATGAAGGAGGTGGAGAGTGGCAAGAAGCTGCGCCATGTGGCGTGCAACGATAG ATCTCAGCCCATACTGACATGCAAGTCGATAACCAAGGTGGACGAAAAATTCATCTACGAGACGGAGAAGGACAACTCGCACAACAAGCTGCTGCAGCAGATCCAGGGCGGCATCAAGCTGAAGCCCACACGGACCAACGATCGCAGCAAGCCCGTGCTGGATGGCCTCCGCAAGTTCCGCCGCCAGATGACCATCGAGGAGCAGCTCCAAAAGTCCCAATCGAAGGTCAACATGCTCTGCGAGGCCCCCAGCAGCCATGCCCTGGGACCGAACAGTGCCAGCGCCCTGGGGTCGGGCAGATCGCGGGCCAGCATCGCCTCCGCAATGTCCATCGATGAAGAGAGTCCCGACGAGCTGGACGACATCGACAAGATCCGCGACGACCTGCAGAGCACAAAGCAGATGCTGGCCCTCGAGCTGCGCAACCGGGAAGCCCAGGAGCGCGAGAACAAGAAGCTGCTGGCCAAGATTCGCACTCTGGAGACGGAGCTGGAGCGGGAGAAGTCGCGCGAGAAGAATCTCGAGTACGGCTCCAATGTCATCGTGGCCACCATGGACCCCACGCCCACCGCCGAGCAGACGTACGTGAATTCGCTGAAGAGCGAGGTGGAGGATGCCCGAAAGGTGTCCAAGGAGGTGGAGAAGAACTACCAGAGCACCAGCGAGCTGCTGGTGGAGGCCAAGACGGAGATCGAGGAGCAGCGGCGACAGATCCAGCTCCTCGAACGGAAGCTAGCAGCGGCTCTCCAG GGCTGTGCGACACCAAGCACTAACAGACCGCACACTAGTAAATGCTTTGCttacgacgacgacgacgacgacgatgacgactaCTACGACCACTACTATGCCGGCAAGCACGCGCCGCACCAG GGTGGCGGAATGCTCGACGGGTCAAGGCGGTCGAGCGATGCAAATTTCGGGCGCGACAGCTCGCCAGAGCTGGATCTGGAGGTGAGCGAAAGCGATCCGGACGAGCCCGaggagaagaagacggagcGCAGGGAGAAGCGTGTGGGCAAGGAGCTGAAGGTCCTGCGCAGCAAGCTCACGAAGGTGAAGGTCAAGGAGGAGGCGGCCAAGAAGGAGAAGGATGTGCTCAAGCAGGCCATGAAGAAGAACCAGGTGATCCTCAA GGAGGAGAACAAGAAGTTCAAGAAGCTGGAGAAGGAGGTGCAGAAGATGGCCGCCTCGATGAAGCTGGACGAGGACGATGTCGATGGCGAGGACAAGGAGGATGAAGAggaggccgaggaggagcacgagagcgaggaggaggaagagtcCGACGATGAATCCGAGGAATCCGAATCGGGCGAGAGCGAGGCGGAGACGGGCAGCGAGTCCGAACCAGAG GACGCGTCCAACTCCGCGAAGAAGGCGAACGTGGAGCCGCGTTTGAAAAAGCACGAGAGTCGCTTCGCGGCGATGAAGAAATGCAACGTGCTGCTGCAGGCGAACGTCGACAATTTGCAGGACCAAATTGTGCAGGTGCGCCACCGGGCCACCAATCTGCAGGACGAGCTGGACGCGGTGATTGCGGATCTGGGCTTCTAG
- the LOC108155498 gene encoding solute carrier family 35 member G1, which yields MTENLELHQFQEGSHTVDESNRWLERLKTRVNCPYLGIILATLSSLFFSLCSVIVKGLVDVNPMELAAFRFVGVLLPTIPILIYTRQPVFPQGTRVILLMRCFMGTTGLMLSFYAFRHMPLADASVIIFSTPVFVAIFARAFLKEPCTMFNVITINITLVGVVLITRPPFVFGETTPPPDEQLTGRPYDIWGPVAAFSSTLFGANVYILLRALKNLHFSVIMTNFGATALVYTLIVCASIGAVCWPSCGRDRWLVLVLGVFSFLGQILLTLSLQIEQAGPVAIARCADIVFAFIWQMIFFGETPNGYSLFGALMVISSVILTALKKWAMTLPRESSLRKRLRLILLE from the coding sequence ATGACGGAGAATTTAGAGCTGCACCAGTTCCAGGAGGGCTCCCACACGGTAGACGAGTCGAATCGCTGGCTGGAGCGACTGAAGACGCGCGTCAACTGTCCATACTTGGGCATCATCCTGGCCACGCTGTCGTCCCTGTTCTTCTCGTTGTGCTCGGTGATCGTCAAGGGACTGGTCGATGTCAATCCCATGGAGCTGGCGGCATTCCGCTTTGTGGGGGTGCTGCTGCCGACCATTCCCATCCTCATATACACCCGCCAACCAGTTTTTCCGCAGGGGACGCGCGTCATACTGCTGATGCGCTGCTTCATGGGAACCACGGGCCTGATGCTCAGCTTCTATGCCTTCCGGCACATGCCACTGGCTGATGCAAGCGTAATCATCTTCTCCACGCCCGTCTTCGTGGCAATCTTCGCGCGCGCCTTCCTCAAGGAGCCCTGCACCATGTTCAATGTGATCACAATCAACATAACGCTTGTCGGCGTAGTACTCATCACTCGGCCGCCTTTTGTGTTTGGCGAAACGACGCCCCCGCCGGATGAACAGCTGACGGGCAGGCCATACGACATCTGGGGACCAGTGGCCGCCTTCTCGTCCACCCTGTTTGGGGCTAATGTCTACATCCTGTTGCGGGCGCTCAAGAACCTACACTTCTCCGTGATAATGACCAACTTCGGAGCCACTGCCCTCGTATACACGCTTATCGTGTGCGCCTCCATCGGAGCCGTATGCTGGCCCAGTTGCGGCCGTGACCGCTGGCTGGTCCTCGTTCTCGGTGTCTTCAGTTTCCTCGGCCAAATCCTGCTCACTCTCTCGCTGCAGATCGAGCAGGCCGGACCAGTTGCCATCGCCCGGTGCGCCGACATCGTGTTTGCATTCATCTGGCAGATGATCTTCTTTGGCGAGACGCCCAATGGATACTCACTTTTTGGAGCCCTCATGGTGATTAGTTCAGTCATCCTCACAGCGCTGAAGAAGTGGGCCATGACACTGCCGCGGGAGTCGTCGCTGCGCAAGCGGCTGCGACTCATCCTACTGGAATAG
- the LOC108155499 gene encoding solute carrier family 35 member B1 homolog — MNVPERSRFVIYAVGIFVCYFLYGIVQEKLTRGRYGEQVQADGSVGERFTFALALVWVQCVCNYIFAKVLLTVKPQKEDTTHTGSYAACSLTYLLAMVSTTMAMRWVPYPTAVVGKSAKPIPVMILGVLIGRKSYSWTRYACVLSIVLGVILFMYKEGKVANLPAETTILGEVLLFLSLSMDGLTGAVQERIRAASSPSGQQMMKSMNFWSTLMLGFAMLLTGEVKESLHFAIRHPEVWTHLSLLSLCGALGQFFIFLTVANFGPLACSVVTTTRKFFTVLCSVLLFGNVLIARQWLGAVLVFAALFVDMLYGKKQSPAAPVSSKKHPSDGGKLSEEKKKLIS; from the exons ATGAACGTACCCGAACGCAGCCGTTTCGTGATCTACGCCGTGGGAATCTTCGTCTGCTACTTCCTTTATGGCATTGTTCAAGAGAAATTGACGCGGGGGCGGTACGGCGAACAAGTCCAGGCAGATGGATCCGTGGGCGAGCGCTTCACCTTTGCGCTGGCTCTGGTCTGGGTGCAGTGCGTCTGCAATTACATTTTTGCTAAGG TGCTGCTGACGGTGAAGCCGCAAAAGGAGGATACCACCCACACCGGTTCATATGCGGCCTGCTCGCTCACCTATCTGCTGGCTATGGTCTCCACCACAATGGCCATGCGCTGGGTTCCCTATCCCACGGCTGTTGTGGGCAAGTCGGCCAAGCCGATACCCGTCATGATTCTGGGCGTGCTTATCGGACGCAAATCGTACAGCTGGACGCGATACGCGTGTGTTCTGAGCATCGTGCTGGGCGTCATTCTGTTTATGTACAAGGAGGGAAAGGTCGCCAATTTGCCCGCCGAGACGACTATTCTCGGCGAGGTCCTGCTCTTCCTCAGCTTGTCCATGGATGGACTGACGGGCGCCGTGCAGGAGCGCATTCGGGCGGCCAGCTCGCCCTCTGGCCAGCAAATGATGAAGTCTATGAACTTCTGGAGCACTCTGATGCTCGGTTTCGCCATGCTTCTGACTG GTGAGGTCAAGGAGTCTTTGCATTTTGCGATCCGTCATCCGGAGGTCTGGACGCATCTCTCGCTGCTTTCGCTGTGTGGAGCCCTCGGCCAGTTCTTCATCTTCCTGACGGTGGCCAATTTCGGACCCCTGGCCTGCTCCGTGGTCACCACGACGCGAAAATTCTTCACCGTCCTGTGCTCCGTGCTTCTCTTCGGCAACGTCCTCATTGCCCGCCAGTGGCTGGGCGCTGTCCTGGTttttgcggctcttttcgtGGATATGCTGTATGGCAAGAAGCAGTCGCCGGCAGCGCCGGTGTCGTCCAAGAAGCACCCCAGCGATGGCGGCAAGCTGTCCGAGGAGAAGAAGAAACTGATTTCATAG
- the LOC108155497 gene encoding soluble calcium-activated nucleotidase 1, translating to MQQNPAFAYREQETSPRAMYMRDWRSALRTPTYRIGNRTVRFNYHFALLIVCVVALVLLFYFARQGSRSSSEGYWLRRSFIDAKSLDGRAVTEAYNSTYPLTPPLGLRGGVINYRIAMIADLDTSSKIAKPDGSSTWRSYLKKGYLTFTVSKAEIKISWDDGAPTVLESAFALKGRGMELSELVTFNGRLLSFDDRTGLIYEIVNDKPIPWVILLDGDGHSAKGFKSEWATVKQQTLYVGSMGKEWTTSMGDFENNNPMYVKAISPSGEVRSLNWVDNYKQLRLKSLQISWPGYMIHESGAWSDLKQRWFFLPRRCSKEKYNETKDEYMGCNVLVSADENFNSIETIRLNPENTAPTHGFSSFKFLPGTDDSIIIAIKSEELNGKTSTFITAFDVVSGKTILPEARIETDYKYEGFEFI from the exons ATGCAACAAAACCCAGCCTTCGCTTATAGGGAACAGGAGACCTCGCCGCGCGCCATGTACATGCGCGACTGGCGCTCTGCCCTGCGAACGCCCACGTATCGTATCGGAAATCGAACGGTTCGCTTCAACTACCACTTTGCCCTGCTGATAGTCTGTGTTGTGGCTCTGGTGCTCCTGTTCTACTTCGCCCGCCAGGGTTCCCGCTCCTCCTCCGAAGGCTACTGGCTGCGCAGGAGCTTCATCGATGCCAAGAGCCTAGATGGCAGAGCTGTCACGGAGGCGTACAACTCCACTTACCCCCTGACGCCACCGTTGGGGCTGCGTGGCGGCGTTATCAACTACCGGATCGCCATGATAGCGGATCTAGATACCAGCTCGAAGATAGCGAAGCCCGACGGCAGCAGCACGTGGCGGAGCTACCTCAAGAAGGGCTACCTCACGTTCACGGTTTCGAAGGCGGAGATCAAAATAAGTTGGGACGACGGAGCGCCCACCGTGCTGGAGTCGGCCTTTGCGCTGAAGGGACGTGGCATGGAGCTGTCCGAGCTGGTGACATTCAACGGCCGCCTGCTCAGCTTCGACGATCGCACGGGCCTCATATACGAGATTGTCAACGACAAGCCCATTCCGTGGGTGATATTGCTCGATGGGGATGGCCACAGCGCCAAGGGATTCAAGTCGGAGTGGGCCACAGTCAAGCAGCAGACGTTGTACGTTGGCTCCATGGGCAAGGAGTGGACGACGAGCATGGGGGACTTTGAGAACAACAATCCCATGTACGTGAAGGCCATATCGCCCAGCGGGGAGGTGCGCTCTCTCAACTGGGTGGACAACTACAAGCAGCTGCGGCTGAAATCGCTTCAAATCTCCTGGCCCGGCTACATGATACACGAGAGTGGGGCGTGGTCGGACTTGAAGCAGCGCTGGTTCTTCCTGCCGCGTCGCTGCTCAAAGGAGAA ATACAACGAAACGAAGGACGAGTACATGGGCTGCAATGTCCTGGTGTCGGCCGACGAGAATTTCAACAGCATCGAAACGATTCGGCTCAACCCGGAGAACACCGCGCCCACGCACGGATTCTCCAGCTTCAAGTTCCTGCCCGGCACCGATGACAGCATCATCATTGCTATCAAGTCCGAGGAGCTCAACGGAAAGACCTCCACCTTCATCACTGCCTTCGACGTTGTGTCGGGAAAGACCATCCTACCGGAGGCACGCATCGAAACGGACTACAAGTACGAGGGATTCGAGTTCATTTAG
- the LOC108155494 gene encoding glutamic acid-rich protein isoform X6, which yields MMKEVESGKKLRHVACNDRSQPILTCKSITKVDEKFIYETEKDNSHNKLLQQIQGGIKLKPTRTNDRSKPVLDGLRKFRRQMTIEEQLQKSQSKVNMLCEAPSSHALGPNSASALGSGRSRASIASAMSIDEESPDELDDIDKIRDDLQSTKQMLALELRNREAQERENKKLLAKIRTLETELEREKSREKNLEYGSNVIVATMDPTPTAEQTYVNSLKSEVEDARKVSKEVEKNYQSTSELLVEAKTEIEEQRRQIQLLERKLAAALQGCATPSTNRPHTSKCFAYDDDDDDDDDYYDHYYAGKHAPHQGGGMLDGSRRSSDANFGRDSSPELDLEVSESDPDEPEEKKTERREKRVGKELKVLRSKLTKVKVKEEAAKKEKDVLKQAMKKNQVILKEENKKFKKLEKEVQKMAASMKLDEDDVDGEDKEDEEEAEEEHESEEEEESDDESEESESGESEAETGSESEPEDASNSAKKANVEPRLKKHESRFAAMKKCNVLLQANVDNLQDQIVQVRHRATNLQDELDAVIADLGF from the exons ATGATGAAGGAGGTGGAGAGTGGCAAGAAGCTGCGCCATGTGGCGTGCAACGATAG ATCTCAGCCCATACTGACATGCAAGTCGATAACCAAGGTGGACGAAAAATTCATCTACGAGACGGAGAAGGACAACTCGCACAACAAGCTGCTGCAGCAGATCCAGGGCGGCATCAAGCTGAAGCCCACACGGACCAACGATCGCAGCAAGCCCGTGCTGGATGGCCTCCGCAAGTTCCGCCGCCAGATGACCATCGAGGAGCAGCTCCAAAAGTCCCAATCGAAGGTCAACATGCTCTGCGAGGCCCCCAGCAGCCATGCCCTGGGACCGAACAGTGCCAGCGCCCTGGGGTCGGGCAGATCGCGGGCCAGCATCGCCTCCGCAATGTCCATCGATGAAGAGAGTCCCGACGAGCTGGACGACATCGACAAGATCCGCGACGACCTGCAGAGCACAAAGCAGATGCTGGCCCTCGAGCTGCGCAACCGGGAAGCCCAGGAGCGCGAGAACAAGAAGCTGCTGGCCAAGATTCGCACTCTGGAGACGGAGCTGGAGCGGGAGAAGTCGCGCGAGAAGAATCTCGAGTACGGCTCCAATGTCATCGTGGCCACCATGGACCCCACGCCCACCGCCGAGCAGACGTACGTGAATTCGCTGAAGAGCGAGGTGGAGGATGCCCGAAAGGTGTCCAAGGAGGTGGAGAAGAACTACCAGAGCACCAGCGAGCTGCTGGTGGAGGCCAAGACGGAGATCGAGGAGCAGCGGCGACAGATCCAGCTCCTCGAACGGAAGCTAGCAGCGGCTCTCCAG GGCTGTGCGACACCAAGCACTAACAGACCGCACACTAGTAAATGCTTTGCttacgacgacgacgacgacgacgatgacgactaCTACGACCACTACTATGCCGGCAAGCACGCGCCGCACCAG GGTGGCGGAATGCTCGACGGGTCAAGGCGGTCGAGCGATGCAAATTTCGGGCGCGACAGCTCGCCAGAGCTGGATCTGGAGGTGAGCGAAAGCGATCCGGACGAGCCCGaggagaagaagacggagcGCAGGGAGAAGCGTGTGGGCAAGGAGCTGAAGGTCCTGCGCAGCAAGCTCACGAAGGTGAAGGTCAAGGAGGAGGCGGCCAAGAAGGAGAAGGATGTGCTCAAGCAGGCCATGAAGAAGAACCAGGTGATCCTCAA GGAGGAGAACAAGAAGTTCAAGAAGCTGGAGAAGGAGGTGCAGAAGATGGCCGCCTCGATGAAGCTGGACGAGGACGATGTCGATGGCGAGGACAAGGAGGATGAAGAggaggccgaggaggagcacgagagcgaggaggaggaagagtcCGACGATGAATCCGAGGAATCCGAATCGGGCGAGAGCGAGGCGGAGACGGGCAGCGAGTCCGAACCAGAG GACGCGTCCAACTCCGCGAAGAAGGCGAACGTGGAGCCGCGTTTGAAAAAGCACGAGAGTCGCTTCGCGGCGATGAAGAAATGCAACGTGCTGCTGCAGGCGAACGTCGACAATTTGCAGGACCAAATTGTGCAGGTGCGCCACCGGGCCACCAATCTGCAGGACGAGCTGGACGCGGTGATTGCGGATCTGGGCTTCTAG